The Armatimonadota bacterium genomic sequence AACAATCCCGCTTCCAGCAAAATCTGAAAGCCGTTGCAGATCCCCAGCACCAGGCCGCCGCCCGCGGCGAACGCCCGGACCGCGGACACGATCGGGCTCACCGACGCGATCGCACCGGCCCGGAGGTAGTCGCCGTACGAGAACCCCCCGGGGAGGACGACGGCGTCGAAGTCGGACAGGTCCGTCTCCTCGTGCCAGACACTGCGCACCGGGATCTTTACGACGTCGCGCAGCACGTACTCGCAGTCGCGGTCGCAGTTCGAACCCGGGAACGTGATCACCGCGAACGTCGGTCGTCCGAAGTTCATCCCTTCGTCTCCGCCCGCTGCGGCACGGACCCATCGTGCATCGGGGCGCGAACCGGCACGATCTCGTACTCCTCGGTCAGCGGGTTGGCGAGGAAGCGTTCGCACGCCCGCTCAATCGAACGTTGCCATCCGTCTGTGGGCAGCGTGACGTCGATCGCTCTCCCCACCCGGACCTCGCCGACCTCGAACCCCAGCGTCCGCAACCCGGACGCCACGGCCTGCCCCTGGGCGTCCAGCACGCCGGGCTTGACGAAGATCGTGACCCGAACCGTGATCACGGCCGCCCGCCTTCCCCCAGCGACCGTCCGGTGATGCGCCGGTAGGCCTCCAGGTATCGGTCACGTGTCGCCGTGACCACCTCCGCGGGCAGGGCGGGCGCTGGGGGCTCCTTGTTCCATCCGATCCGCTCCAGGTAGTCGCGGACGAACTGCTTGTCGAACGACGCCATTGAGCCGTCGGCCTCGTAGGCCGCGCGGTCCCAGTACCGCGAGGAGTCCGGAGTGCCGGCTTCGTCGATCAGGACGATCTCGTCGCCGACCCAGCCGAACTCGAACTTCGTATCGGCGCAGATCAGGCCGCGCGCGAACGCCCAGGTGGCGATGAACCGGTACAGCGCGAGGCTCAGGTCGCGAAGCCGCGATGCGACCTCCGCGCCCAGCGAGGCGACCATCGCCGCGAAGGGGACGTTCTCGTCGTGGCCCCGGTCGTTCTTCGTGGCCGGGGTGAAGATCGGCTCGGGCAGGCGGGCGCCCTCGACCAGGCCGGGGGGCAGCGCCACGCCGCACACCGCGCCCGAACGCCGGTAGTCCTTCCAACCCGATCCGGCCAAATAGCCCCGGACCACGCACTCGAAGTCGATCCGCCGTGCCCTGCGCACCAGCATGGCCCGCCCGTCCATCGCCCCGAGGGCGACAGCGCCATCCCCCACGATGCGGGCGATCTCTCCGGGGTCGGCGGTGAGCATGTGGTTGGGGACGATGGGCCGCGTGCGCTCGAACCAGAACGCCGACAGCTGCGTGAGCACCCTCCCGCGGTCGGGGATGGGGGTCGGCAGCACGACGTCGAACGCGCTGAGGCGGTCGGTCGCGGCGATCAGCAGGCGGTCGCCTAGATCGTAGATGTCCCGGACCTTGCCGCGGGCGAACAGGGGCATCGGGCGGTCGGCGGCCTCCGTGCGGGGCTGGCTGTTCATGGCGTTGCTTCC encodes the following:
- the purS gene encoding phosphoribosylformylglycinamidine synthase subunit PurS — encoded protein: MITVRVTIFVKPGVLDAQGQAVASGLRTLGFEVGEVRVGRAIDVTLPTDGWQRSIERACERFLANPLTEEYEIVPVRAPMHDGSVPQRAETKG
- a CDS encoding phosphoribosylaminoimidazolesuccinocarboxamide synthase translates to MNSQPRTEAADRPMPLFARGKVRDIYDLGDRLLIAATDRLSAFDVVLPTPIPDRGRVLTQLSAFWFERTRPIVPNHMLTADPGEIARIVGDGAVALGAMDGRAMLVRRARRIDFECVVRGYLAGSGWKDYRRSGAVCGVALPPGLVEGARLPEPIFTPATKNDRGHDENVPFAAMVASLGAEVASRLRDLSLALYRFIATWAFARGLICADTKFEFGWVGDEIVLIDEAGTPDSSRYWDRAAYEADGSMASFDKQFVRDYLERIGWNKEPPAPALPAEVVTATRDRYLEAYRRITGRSLGEGGRP